One window from the genome of Thermococcus siculi encodes:
- a CDS encoding sodium:solute symporter family protein: MVVAFILGGASWGATYGLGGIWYGFACGLGLLVLGLTLARPMRVLARYTVPEVLEMRYRSKAIRLLAATLSLLALVGILGAQVWAASAVFEAIGLPGTAGAVFATLVFIAYTALSGLWAVALTDFIQIIIGSIGILVAVILGLIKVGSISGLKTALDGISGLPQPAGQYFSLTSLGPSLLALTLIATVMYTLIGQDFYQRLFAAKDERTARKGAIYAGILLMALSILPALAGMLAIALSGNPGAVIESPKTAVPMLVISVFGGTVGAIFVAAVLAAIMSTADSLLSAATSHIVNDFYEGLVGKAGDEKKLLRLSMLTTIAVGLLSLGAALAIKGIVELLIYSYDVYTSGVFVPLVLGLYWKRATKEGALAGMVAGSLVAVLGAAGVLNFPYWEYIYVSGAVVSALVMVGVSLLTGVEEIDEELEAAFG, from the coding sequence ATGGTGGTGGCTTTCATCCTGGGCGGAGCTAGCTGGGGAGCCACTTATGGGTTAGGCGGCATTTGGTACGGCTTCGCCTGCGGTCTCGGGCTTCTGGTTCTCGGACTGACCCTTGCGCGGCCAATGCGCGTTCTGGCACGCTACACCGTCCCCGAAGTCCTTGAGATGCGCTACAGGAGCAAAGCGATTCGTCTGCTCGCGGCGACGCTGTCTCTGCTGGCGCTCGTTGGCATTCTGGGGGCGCAGGTATGGGCAGCTTCGGCGGTCTTCGAGGCGATAGGCCTTCCCGGGACTGCGGGGGCGGTGTTCGCGACGCTCGTGTTCATAGCCTACACGGCGCTCTCGGGACTGTGGGCGGTGGCTTTAACGGACTTCATCCAGATCATAATCGGGAGCATAGGGATACTCGTGGCGGTAATCCTGGGCCTGATTAAGGTCGGGAGCATCTCGGGGCTGAAGACGGCACTGGACGGGATAAGCGGACTCCCGCAGCCGGCGGGGCAGTACTTCAGCCTTACCTCACTCGGCCCATCGCTGCTGGCGCTGACGCTGATAGCGACGGTCATGTACACCCTCATCGGCCAGGACTTCTACCAGAGGCTCTTCGCGGCGAAGGACGAGAGGACGGCCAGGAAGGGGGCAATCTATGCTGGAATCCTGCTCATGGCGCTCTCAATACTCCCGGCCCTCGCTGGAATGCTGGCCATAGCCCTCTCCGGCAACCCCGGGGCGGTGATAGAGTCGCCGAAGACAGCCGTTCCAATGCTGGTCATCTCGGTCTTCGGCGGAACCGTGGGAGCGATATTCGTGGCGGCGGTACTCGCGGCCATCATGAGCACCGCGGACTCGCTGCTCTCAGCGGCGACCTCGCACATAGTCAATGACTTCTACGAGGGGCTTGTAGGAAAAGCCGGCGACGAGAAGAAGCTCCTGAGGCTCTCGATGCTCACCACGATAGCTGTCGGGCTGCTATCGCTGGGGGCGGCGCTGGCCATCAAGGGAATAGTGGAACTCCTCATATACTCCTACGACGTCTACACCTCCGGTGTCTTCGTCCCGCTGGTGCTGGGCCTCTACTGGAAGAGGGCAACCAAGGAGGGTGCCCTGGCGGGAATGGTCGCCGGGTCCCTGGTGGCGGTGCTCGGAGCGGCGGGAGTCCTGAACTTCCCGTACTGGGAGTACATCTACGTGAGCGGGGCGGTTGTTTCTGCCCTCGTCATGGTCGGCGTCAGCCTTCTGACCGGGGTTGAGGAAATCGACGAGGAGCTTGAGGCGGCGTT
- a CDS encoding prolyl oligopeptidase family serine peptidase, with protein MEDPYVWMENLNDERVLRLVEEENKRFREFVGELSDELFPEVWEYYSMPVIYGSRLTERGIMAMYKERDRQVIRWLGGGGVGGSKELEKELNDEVLLQGFTADESGRMIAYSFSIGGADEGITRIVDLETGQILKEFKPSVWNVTFTGKGYYFSRFYRHGETPDGVKAPAVRLFFRDENGERMVFGKGLESGYFFSLRKSTDGKWAMLTVTFGWNKADIYIGPIDAPDLWGKVYSAEVPAEPIDVINGKLYVLTREGKGLGKVIAIEGENVTEVIPEGEFPLEWAVIVGNKILAGRLVHASHRLEVYSLEGKKLDEIKFDLPGSVYPLDTDGKRVLLRYEGFTVPYRLYEFDGELKLVEKQEVEGDFRVEEDFAVSKDGTKIHYFHVKGTEDRKKVWVFGYGGFNISLTPRFFPQAIPFIRRGGTFAMANLRGGSEYGEDWHRAGMRENKQNVFDDFIAVLEKLKEEGYRVAAWGRSNGGLLVSATLTQRPDVMDAALIGYPVIDMLRFHKLYIGSVWVPEYGNPDDPKDREFLLKYSPYHNIDPNKGYPPTLIYTGLHDDRVHPAHALKFFAKMKEIGAPVYLRVETKSGHMGASPETRARELTDLLAFVVKTLEV; from the coding sequence ATGGAAGACCCGTACGTCTGGATGGAGAACCTCAACGATGAGCGCGTTCTAAGGCTCGTTGAGGAGGAGAACAAACGCTTTAGGGAGTTCGTTGGGGAGCTGAGCGACGAGCTGTTCCCCGAGGTCTGGGAGTACTACTCGATGCCGGTCATCTACGGCTCCAGACTCACCGAGAGGGGAATAATGGCGATGTACAAAGAGAGGGACAGGCAGGTTATCAGGTGGCTCGGCGGGGGAGGCGTGGGGGGTTCGAAGGAACTTGAGAAGGAACTCAACGACGAGGTTCTCCTCCAGGGCTTCACGGCCGACGAATCCGGAAGGATGATTGCTTACAGCTTCTCCATAGGGGGTGCCGACGAGGGTATAACGAGGATAGTCGACCTCGAAACCGGCCAAATCCTGAAGGAGTTCAAGCCCTCGGTCTGGAACGTTACATTCACCGGGAAGGGCTACTACTTCAGCAGGTTCTACCGCCACGGAGAGACGCCGGACGGAGTTAAAGCCCCGGCAGTGAGGCTCTTCTTCAGGGACGAGAACGGTGAGAGGATGGTCTTTGGAAAGGGTCTTGAATCGGGCTATTTCTTCTCGCTGAGAAAGAGCACCGACGGCAAGTGGGCGATGCTTACGGTCACCTTCGGCTGGAACAAAGCTGACATCTACATCGGGCCGATAGACGCCCCCGACCTTTGGGGGAAGGTTTACTCCGCAGAAGTCCCGGCGGAGCCGATAGACGTCATCAACGGAAAGCTCTACGTCCTCACGAGGGAAGGCAAGGGCCTCGGAAAGGTCATAGCGATCGAGGGGGAGAACGTCACCGAGGTGATTCCAGAGGGCGAGTTCCCGCTGGAGTGGGCGGTAATCGTTGGCAACAAAATCCTTGCCGGCAGGCTAGTTCATGCTAGCCACAGGCTTGAGGTCTACTCGCTCGAGGGCAAAAAGCTCGACGAGATTAAATTCGACCTCCCCGGAAGCGTCTACCCGCTCGACACCGACGGGAAGAGGGTTCTCCTCAGGTACGAGGGCTTCACGGTTCCATATCGTCTCTACGAGTTCGACGGCGAACTTAAGCTCGTCGAAAAACAGGAAGTGGAGGGAGACTTCAGAGTCGAGGAGGACTTCGCTGTCTCGAAAGATGGAACGAAAATCCACTACTTCCATGTGAAGGGAACGGAGGACAGGAAGAAGGTGTGGGTATTCGGCTACGGCGGCTTCAACATCTCGCTCACCCCGAGGTTCTTCCCGCAGGCGATTCCCTTCATCAGGCGCGGCGGAACCTTCGCGATGGCCAACCTGCGCGGAGGAAGCGAGTACGGTGAGGATTGGCACCGCGCTGGAATGAGGGAGAACAAGCAGAACGTCTTCGACGACTTCATAGCGGTTCTGGAAAAGCTCAAGGAGGAAGGATACAGAGTGGCAGCGTGGGGAAGGAGCAACGGCGGTCTTCTCGTTTCCGCCACACTCACCCAGAGACCCGACGTCATGGATGCTGCTCTCATAGGTTACCCGGTCATCGACATGCTCCGCTTCCACAAACTGTACATCGGCAGCGTCTGGGTTCCAGAATACGGAAACCCCGACGACCCGAAGGACAGGGAGTTCCTGCTGAAATACAGCCCATACCACAACATCGATCCGAACAAGGGGTACCCGCCGACGCTCATTTACACCGGCCTCCACGATGACAGGGTTCATCCAGCTCATGCCCTCAAGTTCTTCGCGAAGATGAAGGAAATCGGTGCGCCGGTTTACCTGCGCGTTGAGACCAAGAGCGGCCACATGGGGGCGTCGCCGGAGACGAGGGCAAGGGAGCTTACCGACCTCCTCGCCTTTGTCGTGAAAACTCTGGAGGTCTGA
- a CDS encoding RAD55 family ATPase has protein sequence MSVQRISTGIPGLDAMLHGGLIPGRVYLVKGAPGTGKTTLAMHFVMAGVENGENVLYVTLEEPAENLKADMSKLGFKLYDPHFSLIDATPTAERYVLITDFFEEFAENIEKMTDAIKRQFQEKRYTRIVIDPITMLKLTATKEIEYRRAFLSFIKSMMRLKTTVLLTSEVERTDIEEYLVSGVIELKAFNTSGRLTRGVRITKLRGSSFDDAIRPYEITDNGIVVYHDRMVTLP, from the coding sequence ATGAGCGTCCAGCGGATATCCACGGGAATTCCAGGGCTAGACGCGATGCTCCACGGGGGTCTAATTCCGGGGAGGGTCTACCTCGTCAAGGGCGCCCCTGGAACGGGAAAAACAACCCTTGCCATGCACTTCGTTATGGCGGGGGTCGAAAACGGTGAGAACGTCCTCTACGTAACTTTGGAAGAGCCGGCAGAGAACCTGAAGGCTGACATGAGCAAGCTGGGCTTCAAGCTCTACGATCCGCACTTCTCCCTCATCGACGCCACGCCCACCGCCGAGCGCTACGTTCTAATCACGGATTTCTTCGAGGAGTTTGCTGAGAACATAGAGAAGATGACCGACGCGATTAAGAGGCAGTTCCAGGAGAAGCGCTACACGAGGATAGTAATAGACCCCATCACGATGCTCAAACTGACCGCCACGAAGGAGATAGAGTACCGCAGGGCTTTTCTGAGCTTCATAAAGAGCATGATGAGGCTCAAGACCACCGTCCTGCTGACCTCGGAGGTTGAGAGGACCGACATAGAGGAGTACCTCGTGAGCGGTGTCATCGAGCTGAAGGCATTTAACACCAGTGGCAGGCTCACGAGGGGCGTCAGGATAACCAAGCTCCGCGGCAGCAGCTTTGACGACGCCATCAGACCCTACGAGATAACGGACAACGGTATAGTGGTCTACCACGACCGCATGGTGACCCTACCCTGA
- a CDS encoding DEAD/DEAH box helicase: MSGRIRWAKREYSDEEIFSILSEPVREWFKRKFGTFTPPQRYAVIEIHRGENVLISSPTGSGKTLSAFLSAINELILLGKEGKLEDKIYVLYVSPLRALNNDIKRNLEGPLAEIKEVARELGYDLPEIRVGIRTSDTSSYQKSKMVKRPPHILITTPESLAIALNAPKFGQRLKTVKYVIIDEVHALAENKRGTHLALSVERLQEMAENDFVRIGLSATIHPLEEVAKFVFGFDDDGEPRPGLIVDVSFAKETEIRVESVVEDLIYTDAGTLSEALYKRLAELIREHRTTLIFTNTRSGAERVAFNLKKRYPEFEGLIEAHHSSLSREVRLDVEEKLKRGELKAVVCVSGDSRVLTENGPVEIRHLDSEKIGGTRNLKVELVGFHEPHRVKYGKEGIKIKTRLGFEIKATKEHRFLTVDENGELRWVEAWKLKEGGWVGVARRLPSPNVKVSILGLLPENAYLKLKPEFMRELKLSIQAKFGSIRAYSEKKGWDASYLTKQLNGVYPFRWERLNAILNDVGIELTERDVERITSDKGRYSLPLEFTPGMARLLGFWMADGSWKGGTLTLFSSDRNMLEKYRELCQSEFGAEGAIRMQNESTYSLEISFNLLPAIFKNLTGNTGRKSKLGAFPSIIYSLPEEHKREFLAGYFDGDGFLEVKGGRVYSAGFSTFNKRFAEGIRDILLQLGIVSSIRARRYDEFQTFKDRIIPKRGFSYTVSVLGGEYLERFFEKITPWRSDYSGWRDMYSRGYSNFDVIPNLGKRLRHIRERLGISTYRMTKLGLYNPVRVELGEREISRRNLKTLVEFYERVARENGIKEVLKDLSHLRKLAKGDVFFDRITSIEPLYIDVAYGIINSETGNYIVEGFLSKNSSTSLELGIDIGTIDLVILIGSPKSVNRALQRIGRAGHRLHDVSKGVILALDRDDLVEVTVLAHNARNRRLDRVKIPKNPLDVLVQHLLGMALNRVWEVEEAYRVVRRAYPYRDLPFEDFMSVLRYLAGEYAGLEERKVYAKIWLEDGKFGKRGKMTRAIYYMNVGTIPDEAKIRVYTMDKQMIGTVEEEFAERLMPGDIFVLAGRTYEFVKSRGNKIYVIPRQGAKPTIPAWFSEMLPLSFDLALDIQRFRREMTGLAHRKDAVRRLMRKYGIDERAARAILAYFREQARYSTVPDDETVLVEIVRGEKRNEYFFHTLIGRRANDALSRAFAYRVSRWKGTNVGVAINDNGFALLLPKDVELSEEEIRALFQIEDLRGTLRRALDNTELLKRRFRHVANRGLLILRRYIGRSKRLGRQQVMAVALLRVLKENHPDFPLLREVYREIMEDKMDVENAELFLSWVRKGRIRVVVEEHDVPSPFAFNLEAIGSSDVVLMEDRRELIKQLHRKIMAMIEASG, encoded by the coding sequence ATGAGTGGAAGAATAAGGTGGGCAAAGCGCGAGTACAGCGACGAGGAGATATTCTCTATACTAAGCGAGCCTGTTAGGGAATGGTTTAAGCGGAAGTTCGGCACCTTCACGCCGCCCCAGAGGTACGCGGTCATTGAGATACACCGGGGGGAGAACGTCCTCATATCCTCCCCGACCGGCTCTGGAAAGACTCTGTCCGCTTTTCTCTCGGCGATAAACGAGCTGATCCTCCTCGGAAAAGAAGGCAAGCTGGAGGATAAAATCTACGTCCTCTACGTCTCACCGCTTAGGGCCTTGAACAACGACATCAAGAGGAACCTAGAGGGGCCGCTGGCGGAGATAAAGGAGGTTGCCAGGGAGCTTGGCTACGATCTGCCGGAGATACGGGTTGGAATTAGGACGAGCGACACCTCAAGCTACCAGAAGAGCAAGATGGTGAAGAGACCGCCGCACATACTCATCACGACACCTGAGAGCCTCGCGATAGCGCTGAACGCCCCCAAATTCGGTCAGAGACTGAAGACGGTAAAATATGTCATCATCGACGAAGTTCACGCGTTGGCTGAAAACAAGCGCGGAACACATCTGGCTTTGAGTGTTGAGCGCCTTCAGGAGATGGCCGAGAACGACTTCGTGAGGATCGGCCTGAGTGCCACCATACACCCCCTTGAGGAGGTCGCCAAGTTCGTGTTCGGCTTCGACGACGATGGGGAACCCAGGCCCGGGCTGATAGTCGACGTTTCCTTCGCCAAGGAGACAGAGATAAGGGTCGAGAGTGTCGTTGAGGATTTGATCTACACCGACGCTGGAACGCTGAGCGAGGCCCTCTACAAGCGCCTAGCGGAGCTTATAAGAGAGCACAGAACCACCCTGATATTCACCAACACGAGGAGCGGTGCCGAGAGGGTCGCCTTCAACCTGAAGAAGCGCTATCCGGAGTTCGAGGGCTTAATCGAGGCTCACCATTCAAGCCTTTCGAGGGAGGTTCGTCTGGACGTCGAGGAGAAGCTGAAGAGGGGAGAGCTTAAGGCGGTAGTGTGTGTCTCAGGCGACTCGAGGGTTCTGACTGAAAACGGCCCTGTGGAAATCCGGCATCTCGACTCCGAGAAAATTGGTGGAACGAGAAACCTCAAGGTTGAACTTGTAGGATTCCATGAGCCACATCGTGTCAAGTACGGAAAAGAGGGGATTAAGATAAAAACGCGGCTGGGATTTGAGATAAAAGCCACAAAGGAGCACAGGTTCCTTACCGTTGATGAGAATGGAGAGCTGAGATGGGTGGAGGCATGGAAACTCAAGGAAGGTGGCTGGGTTGGGGTCGCAAGGAGACTTCCAAGCCCCAACGTGAAAGTTTCTATCTTGGGCTTGCTTCCTGAGAATGCGTACCTAAAGCTCAAGCCGGAATTTATGAGGGAGTTGAAGCTTTCAATACAAGCAAAATTTGGCTCAATAAGAGCATACTCTGAGAAGAAGGGGTGGGATGCATCTTACCTAACAAAACAGCTTAACGGTGTATATCCATTCCGGTGGGAGCGGCTGAACGCTATTTTAAACGATGTCGGGATTGAACTAACCGAAAGAGACGTTGAAAGGATAACCTCTGACAAAGGTAGATACTCGCTTCCCCTTGAGTTTACTCCCGGTATGGCCAGATTACTCGGTTTCTGGATGGCGGATGGCTCGTGGAAGGGGGGCACGCTGACCCTCTTCTCGTCTGATAGAAATATGCTTGAGAAGTACAGGGAATTATGCCAGAGCGAGTTTGGAGCGGAAGGAGCAATAAGGATGCAGAATGAAAGCACATATTCCCTTGAAATTTCTTTCAATCTCCTTCCAGCCATCTTTAAAAACCTCACGGGGAACACAGGGCGGAAATCGAAGCTTGGAGCTTTTCCCAGTATTATTTACTCCCTGCCTGAAGAGCATAAGAGAGAGTTTTTGGCAGGCTACTTTGATGGAGACGGCTTTCTTGAGGTGAAGGGCGGGAGAGTTTACTCCGCTGGATTTTCGACCTTTAACAAGAGATTTGCCGAAGGCATACGAGACATCCTGCTTCAGTTGGGAATAGTGTCATCAATAAGGGCCAGGAGATACGATGAATTCCAAACTTTTAAGGACAGAATAATCCCGAAGAGGGGATTCTCTTACACGGTCTCCGTTCTCGGTGGGGAATATCTTGAGAGGTTTTTCGAAAAGATCACACCCTGGAGGTCTGATTATTCTGGTTGGAGGGATATGTACAGCCGGGGATACTCAAATTTTGACGTCATACCAAACCTCGGGAAGCGCCTGAGACACATACGTGAGAGGCTTGGAATAAGCACATACCGCATGACCAAGCTGGGTCTCTACAACCCGGTGAGGGTGGAGTTGGGAGAGAGGGAGATAAGCAGACGGAACTTGAAGACCCTCGTAGAGTTCTACGAGAGAGTGGCAAGGGAAAATGGAATTAAGGAAGTTCTGAAGGATTTATCCCATTTGAGGAAGCTGGCCAAGGGGGACGTATTCTTCGACAGGATAACTTCGATTGAACCCCTCTACATTGATGTTGCTTACGGCATCATAAACTCCGAAACCGGAAACTACATCGTTGAAGGCTTTCTCTCGAAAAACAGCTCAACATCCCTTGAGCTTGGGATTGACATCGGCACTATAGACCTTGTCATACTTATCGGTTCGCCAAAGAGCGTCAACAGGGCACTGCAGAGAATTGGAAGGGCCGGCCACAGGCTCCACGATGTCAGTAAAGGTGTCATTCTGGCCCTCGACAGGGACGACCTCGTTGAGGTAACCGTCCTGGCCCACAACGCCCGCAACAGGAGACTCGACAGGGTTAAAATCCCGAAGAACCCGCTCGACGTTCTGGTGCAACACCTCCTTGGAATGGCACTCAACAGGGTGTGGGAGGTCGAAGAAGCCTATCGCGTCGTCAGGAGGGCGTATCCATACCGGGATCTGCCATTTGAAGACTTCATGAGCGTTCTCCGCTATCTCGCGGGTGAATACGCCGGTCTGGAGGAGAGGAAGGTCTACGCAAAGATATGGCTCGAGGACGGAAAGTTCGGGAAGCGCGGTAAGATGACGCGGGCGATTTATTACATGAACGTCGGCACCATCCCCGACGAGGCGAAGATACGCGTTTACACCATGGACAAGCAGATGATAGGAACCGTCGAGGAGGAGTTCGCCGAGAGGCTCATGCCGGGCGACATCTTCGTTTTAGCCGGAAGAACCTACGAGTTCGTAAAGAGCAGGGGCAACAAGATCTACGTCATCCCGAGGCAGGGCGCGAAGCCGACTATTCCGGCCTGGTTCTCGGAGATGCTCCCGCTCAGCTTTGACCTGGCCCTCGACATCCAGAGGTTCAGGCGGGAGATGACGGGTCTCGCCCACCGGAAGGACGCCGTGAGGAGGCTCATGCGCAAGTACGGTATAGACGAGAGGGCCGCGAGGGCCATTCTGGCGTACTTCCGTGAGCAGGCGAGGTACTCAACCGTGCCAGATGACGAGACCGTTCTGGTCGAAATCGTCAGGGGAGAGAAAAGGAACGAGTACTTCTTCCACACTCTCATCGGCAGGAGGGCGAACGACGCGCTGAGCAGGGCTTTTGCATACCGGGTGAGCAGGTGGAAGGGAACCAACGTAGGCGTTGCAATAAACGACAACGGCTTCGCGCTCCTCCTGCCGAAGGATGTGGAGCTGTCGGAGGAGGAGATAAGGGCGCTCTTCCAAATTGAAGACCTCAGGGGAACTCTAAGGAGGGCACTGGACAACACGGAGCTTTTGAAGAGGCGCTTCCGCCACGTGGCCAACCGGGGACTGCTTATCCTCAGGCGTTACATCGGCAGGAGCAAGCGCCTGGGAAGACAGCAGGTTATGGCAGTCGCGCTCCTGAGGGTTCTGAAGGAGAACCACCCCGATTTCCCGCTCCTGAGGGAGGTCTACCGCGAGATAATGGAGGACAAGATGGACGTTGAAAACGCTGAGCTGTTCCTAAGCTGGGTACGGAAGGGCAGAATCCGGGTCGTCGTTGAGGAGCACGATGTTCCGAGTCCCTTCGCCTTCAATCTGGAGGCGATAGGCTCGAGCGATGTTGTCCTCATGGAGGACAGGCGCGAGCTGATAAAGCAGCTCCACAGAAAGATAATGGCAATGATAGAGGCATCAGGGTAG
- a CDS encoding glycosyltransferase, with the protein MNYLLLGLAVIFLWGGYFFFNYIVSLFRNYRIKEWTPRVSILIPAYNEGEKVLRAIEAALGQDYPDFEVIVVDDGSEDGTFRFASSVDDPRLRVYRKEHGGKAKALNFALSKATGEVIVTTDADSTLKRNAVGELVRRFYSDDVLGVGGQVRVFGGSFLERAQDAEHLRIAMFRRAKELEDLSVAPGPISAFRRDALERIGGFVEDVVEDYATTKALKTLGKVVYAPSARVWTEMPRSLSVLWRQRKRWFLGDLRNLGGGFTKDRAFLVLGDIVAFFDVVVPILLLATGNVPLFALWWLFETFTMLFPTLFEGGNLLNALLFPVIVWFWALFYLTLHIYGYVRLLTGD; encoded by the coding sequence ATGAACTACCTGCTCCTCGGGCTGGCGGTTATATTCCTCTGGGGCGGCTACTTCTTCTTCAATTACATAGTTAGCCTTTTCAGGAATTACAGAATCAAGGAGTGGACTCCGAGGGTGAGCATCCTTATCCCCGCGTACAATGAGGGCGAGAAGGTACTGAGGGCAATAGAGGCCGCCCTGGGACAGGATTATCCAGACTTTGAGGTCATAGTGGTGGACGACGGGAGCGAGGACGGTACATTCCGATTCGCCAGCTCCGTGGACGATCCCCGGCTGAGGGTCTACCGGAAGGAGCACGGGGGTAAAGCCAAAGCCCTCAACTTTGCCCTATCGAAGGCCACCGGCGAGGTGATAGTGACGACCGACGCCGACAGCACCTTGAAGAGAAACGCCGTTGGGGAGCTGGTGAGGCGCTTTTACTCCGATGACGTTCTGGGAGTCGGCGGTCAGGTCCGCGTGTTCGGTGGTTCATTCCTTGAAAGGGCGCAGGACGCAGAGCACCTGAGGATAGCCATGTTTCGCCGTGCGAAGGAGCTGGAGGATCTGAGCGTCGCCCCCGGCCCGATTTCCGCCTTTCGCAGGGATGCACTCGAAAGAATCGGCGGCTTCGTCGAGGACGTGGTTGAGGACTACGCCACCACGAAGGCCCTGAAGACGCTCGGAAAGGTGGTCTACGCGCCGAGCGCGAGGGTCTGGACCGAGATGCCTCGGAGCCTCTCCGTGCTCTGGCGCCAGAGGAAGCGCTGGTTTCTGGGCGATCTGAGGAACCTCGGCGGCGGATTCACCAAGGACCGCGCCTTCCTGGTTTTGGGCGATATCGTGGCGTTTTTTGACGTGGTCGTTCCGATACTGCTCCTCGCGACCGGGAACGTTCCGCTCTTCGCCCTCTGGTGGTTATTTGAGACCTTCACGATGCTGTTCCCGACCCTCTTCGAGGGCGGAAACCTGCTTAACGCCCTGCTCTTCCCCGTTATCGTCTGGTTCTGGGCGCTCTTCTACCTGACGCTCCACATCTACGGCTACGTAAGACTCTTGACCGGGGACTGA
- a CDS encoding inorganic phosphate transporter: MILIAPALFMAWAIGANDSAKAVGTAVGSGIIGFKRAVMLIGVFVMLGVFLGGAGVSDTISGMSEGMTRNQVGLVLFSAATSVTLASLWGKPISTTQSIIGSLVGASLALGIPVDWWTVGKIAAAWVLSPLVAAFFAVAVYRIYSPLVKRIHGLRNLELTQKWLVFTAAAYSSFNLGANELSNVAGLLQSLGIDGPFRLVLALTLALGALTFSYNVMITVGRDISPLGPTSAFSSQFGASLAVSAANLLGLPVSSGQAIVGAISGLGLYKGEHVNTGLLLGIARGWVVAPIAAGTLSYLLLLLLA, from the coding sequence ATGATACTGATAGCTCCAGCGCTCTTCATGGCGTGGGCCATAGGGGCCAACGACAGCGCAAAGGCGGTCGGAACCGCCGTAGGCTCCGGAATAATCGGCTTCAAGCGCGCCGTTATGCTGATAGGGGTCTTCGTCATGCTGGGAGTTTTTCTCGGCGGTGCCGGCGTCTCGGACACCATCTCCGGGATGAGCGAGGGAATGACTCGGAATCAGGTTGGCCTCGTCCTCTTCAGCGCCGCCACGTCTGTGACCCTCGCCAGCCTCTGGGGAAAACCGATTTCAACCACCCAGTCAATAATAGGCTCCCTGGTTGGGGCGTCCCTTGCCCTGGGCATTCCCGTCGACTGGTGGACCGTTGGGAAGATAGCCGCCGCGTGGGTTCTCTCGCCCCTCGTCGCCGCCTTCTTTGCCGTTGCAGTCTACAGAATCTACAGCCCGCTGGTGAAAAGGATACACGGACTGAGAAACCTGGAGCTGACTCAGAAATGGCTTGTCTTCACTGCGGCGGCGTACTCCTCCTTCAACCTCGGAGCCAACGAGCTCTCCAACGTCGCCGGTCTGCTTCAGAGCCTCGGAATCGACGGCCCTTTCAGGCTGGTTCTGGCGCTAACCCTCGCCCTCGGCGCTCTGACCTTCAGCTACAACGTCATGATAACCGTTGGGAGGGACATCTCTCCCCTCGGACCGACATCGGCTTTTTCGTCCCAGTTCGGTGCTTCCTTGGCTGTGAGTGCCGCAAATCTCCTCGGCCTCCCCGTTAGCTCGGGGCAGGCGATAGTTGGCGCGATAAGCGGCCTCGGCCTCTACAAGGGCGAACACGTTAACACCGGTCTTCTCCTAGGAATAGCCAGGGGCTGGGTGGTGGCACCCATAGCCGCAGGAACCCTCTCATATCTGTTGCTCCTCCTTCTGGCTTAG